From Variovorax sp. PMC12, the proteins below share one genomic window:
- a CDS encoding helix-turn-helix domain-containing protein — MSIKLMTMVFDRYPEGGSEMLLALAMVDHARDDGTSIWPSVDELARKTRQSRRTVQRQIAKMVASGWLEQVRAATGRRGLTNEYRVSAAWVAGETLPTTTGVNLTPDENATETATGDRLTPLKTPEVIHTGDRLTPHEAGSRGVTRDARGVTGDARGDTAMTPESSRTIINHTPLPPGGGATGFDELFSIYPNQDNRSKAERRYRRLAPTAAQQQTMRAAIEAQRLSKRWQKDGGEFVPEFATWLRNERWRDVPRATGATSGAWHETRSGIDAMARALGLAAWDESAFSMGCGESYLAFTARVRHAVDGAGSAVCA; from the coding sequence ATGAGCATCAAGCTGATGACGATGGTGTTCGACCGCTATCCCGAAGGCGGCAGCGAGATGCTGCTCGCCCTGGCGATGGTCGATCACGCGCGCGACGACGGCACCAGCATATGGCCATCGGTCGACGAACTGGCGCGCAAGACGCGGCAGAGCCGCCGCACCGTGCAGCGCCAGATTGCCAAGATGGTGGCTTCCGGCTGGCTTGAGCAGGTGCGGGCGGCAACGGGCAGGCGTGGCCTCACGAACGAGTACCGCGTATCTGCGGCGTGGGTGGCCGGCGAAACGCTCCCTACAACCACGGGTGTCAATTTGACACCCGACGAAAACGCGACCGAAACCGCCACGGGTGACAGATTGACACCCCTCAAAACACCCGAAGTTATCCACACGGGTGACAGATTGACACCCCATGAAGCGGGGTCGAGGGGTGTCACCCGTGACGCGAGGGGTGTCACCGGTGACGCGAGGGGTGACACAGCTATGACACCCGAATCTTCAAGAACCATCATTAACCATACCCCCCTACCCCCCGGCGGGGGGGCGACCGGGTTCGATGAGCTTTTCTCGATCTACCCGAATCAGGACAACAGGTCGAAGGCCGAACGCCGATACCGCCGGCTTGCGCCGACAGCCGCGCAGCAGCAAACGATGCGCGCGGCCATCGAGGCCCAAAGGCTTAGCAAGAGGTGGCAGAAGGACGGCGGTGAGTTCGTGCCCGAATTCGCAACCTGGCTGCGCAACGAGCGTTGGCGCGACGTGCCTCGTGCAACTGGCGCGACTTCGGGTGCATGGCACGAGACGCGCAGCGGCATCGACGCGATGGCCCGCGCCCTGGGCCTTGCCGCATGGGATGAGTCAGCGTTCTCGATGGGTTGCGGCGAGAGCTACCTCGCATTCACCGCACGAGTGCGGCACGCCGTCGATGGGGCAGGGAGTGCCGTATGCGCGTGA
- a CDS encoding MarR family transcriptional regulator, which produces MSMKLLTMVFDRYTGGPGERLLALAMADYARDDGLQIRASVAALSKKTGQSRSTVQRQLTRMLTAGWLVRVESRAGRGGFTAYRISPAWIAGGRAGA; this is translated from the coding sequence ATGAGCATGAAACTGCTAACGATGGTTTTTGACCGCTATACGGGCGGCCCCGGTGAACGCCTGTTGGCCCTCGCGATGGCCGACTACGCGCGCGACGATGGTTTGCAGATTCGAGCGTCTGTCGCTGCCCTGAGCAAGAAGACCGGGCAGAGCCGCAGCACTGTGCAGCGCCAGCTCACGCGGATGCTCACGGCGGGATGGCTGGTGCGCGTGGAGAGCAGGGCAGGGCGCGGCGGCTTCACGGCCTACCGCATCAGTCCGGCGTGGATCGCAGGGGGCCGAGCGGGCGCATGA
- a CDS encoding helix-turn-helix transcriptional regulator, whose product MNQIAKEKLLVPAAEAAAMLSMGRSTFWNKVKMQQLPQPVKIAGLTRWRVADLRGFVETSVNKCCGASF is encoded by the coding sequence ATGAACCAAATTGCAAAAGAAAAACTTCTTGTTCCCGCCGCCGAAGCCGCAGCGATGCTATCGATGGGTCGTTCCACATTTTGGAACAAAGTCAAAATGCAGCAGTTACCACAGCCAGTAAAAATCGCGGGTCTGACACGATGGCGTGTGGCGGACCTACGCGGATTCGTCGAAACTTCAGTCAATAAATGTTGCGGTGCTAGCTTTTAA
- the rdgB gene encoding RdgB/HAM1 family non-canonical purine NTP pyrophosphatase, giving the protein MKLVLASNNAGKLAELQQLFAELAVTLVPQSALGVGEAEEPFRTFVENALTKARHASAATGLPAIADDAGLCVDAFGGLPGVDTAYYATQFGYAKGDANNVKALLEQMSGVVNRRAALVSTLVALRSHDDPEPLIAVGRVVGEIAPEPVGENGFGFDPVMYLPSFGKTFAQLTPEIKNANSHRGRAAQAMLALMRERWLPA; this is encoded by the coding sequence ATGAAACTGGTTCTGGCTTCCAACAACGCAGGCAAGCTCGCCGAACTCCAGCAACTGTTCGCGGAACTGGCCGTCACGCTCGTGCCGCAATCGGCACTGGGCGTGGGCGAGGCTGAAGAACCCTTCCGCACCTTCGTCGAGAACGCGCTGACCAAGGCGCGCCACGCCAGCGCCGCCACCGGCCTGCCGGCCATCGCAGACGACGCCGGCCTGTGCGTCGACGCCTTCGGCGGCCTGCCGGGCGTCGACACCGCCTACTACGCCACCCAGTTCGGCTACGCCAAGGGCGACGCCAACAACGTGAAGGCGCTGCTCGAACAGATGAGCGGTGTCGTCAACCGGCGCGCCGCGCTCGTCAGCACGCTGGTCGCGCTGCGCAGCCACGACGACCCCGAGCCGCTCATCGCCGTGGGCCGCGTCGTCGGCGAGATCGCGCCCGAGCCCGTGGGCGAGAACGGCTTCGGCTTCGACCCCGTGATGTACCTGCCGAGCTTCGGCAAGACCTTCGCCCAGCTGACGCCCGAAATCAAGAACGCCAACAGCCACCGTGGCCGCGCGGCGCAGGCCATGCTGGCCCTGATGCGCGAACGCTGGCTGCCCGCGTAA
- the rph gene encoding ribonuclease PH produces MTAFTRSGGRAADQLRPVRITRGFTIHAEGSVLIEFGQTRVLCTASVEEKVPPHKKGSGEGWVTAEYGMLPRATHTRSSREAAKGKQTGRTQEIQRLIGRSMRVVFDLAALGERTIHLDCDVLQADGGTRTAAITGAFVAAQDAVNKLIAAGTLAASPIKGHVAAISVGIVEGTPLLDLEYTEDSACDTDMNVVMTGAGHFVEVQGTAEGVAFTREEMNSLLGLAEKGIGELVTLQKQALLAAD; encoded by the coding sequence ATGACTGCTTTCACACGAAGCGGCGGCCGTGCCGCCGACCAGCTGCGCCCGGTGCGCATCACCCGCGGCTTCACCATCCACGCCGAAGGCTCGGTGCTGATCGAGTTCGGCCAGACCCGCGTGCTGTGCACCGCGTCGGTCGAAGAGAAAGTGCCGCCGCACAAGAAGGGCAGCGGCGAAGGCTGGGTCACGGCCGAATACGGCATGCTGCCGCGCGCCACCCACACCCGCAGCAGCCGCGAGGCCGCCAAGGGCAAGCAGACCGGCCGCACGCAGGAAATCCAGCGCCTCATCGGCCGCTCGATGCGCGTGGTGTTCGACCTGGCCGCCCTGGGCGAGCGCACCATCCACCTCGACTGCGACGTGCTGCAGGCCGACGGCGGCACGCGCACCGCGGCCATCACCGGCGCCTTCGTGGCCGCGCAGGACGCGGTCAACAAGCTCATCGCCGCCGGCACCCTGGCCGCATCCCCCATCAAGGGCCACGTGGCCGCCATTTCGGTGGGCATCGTCGAAGGCACGCCGCTGCTCGACCTCGAATACACCGAAGACTCCGCCTGCGACACCGACATGAACGTCGTCATGACCGGCGCCGGCCACTTCGTGGAAGTGCAGGGCACCGCCGAAGGCGTGGCCTTCACCCGCGAAGAAATGAACAGCCTGCTCGGCCTGGCCGAAAAGGGCATTGGCGAACTCGTGACCCTGCAGAAGCAGGCGTTGCTCGCCGCCGACTGA
- a CDS encoding tyrosine-type recombinase/integrase, whose product MTLTVKAVDAAKPREKAYKLTDAHGLYLFVSPAGSKSWRANYTAGGKQKTKTYGLYPMVSLADARKAHASAREGAPAITKAPTFEAVARDWLRAKLPTLSNGKHQIQVENTLERYAFPQLGARPIDSIPRSELVTVVRAAQAGGKIETGHRVASRISAVFDFAQDTGVLQQHGAAGLTRVLIARKTKKPMASIPAEEAGELMRAIHGYEDSVTRLGLQLLAHTFVRVGELRGMLWGELKEKGAVWVVPETRMKMRIPHVVPLSRQAQAILATLREMSGDGSLVLDSPIRPGHPLSENTFLFALYRLGYRGRMTAHGFRALASTVLNERSGFPHDVIERQLAHKETDAVRAAYNRAEYLAQRRELMQWWSDWLDSAEKTKIA is encoded by the coding sequence ATGACCCTTACTGTTAAAGCTGTTGACGCCGCTAAACCGCGCGAGAAGGCCTACAAGCTGACCGATGCGCATGGCCTGTACTTGTTCGTCTCTCCGGCTGGCTCCAAGAGCTGGCGAGCGAACTACACCGCCGGCGGAAAGCAAAAGACGAAGACCTACGGTCTTTACCCGATGGTGAGCCTGGCCGACGCACGGAAAGCGCATGCCTCCGCTAGGGAGGGGGCGCCGGCCATCACAAAAGCGCCAACCTTCGAGGCGGTCGCGCGTGACTGGCTGAGGGCGAAGCTGCCGACGCTCTCTAACGGCAAGCATCAGATTCAGGTGGAGAACACCCTAGAGCGATATGCATTCCCTCAGCTCGGCGCGCGGCCCATCGATTCCATACCTCGCTCGGAATTGGTCACTGTGGTGCGGGCTGCGCAGGCCGGCGGAAAGATCGAAACCGGTCACCGGGTAGCAAGCCGCATATCGGCCGTCTTCGACTTCGCGCAAGACACGGGCGTGCTTCAGCAGCATGGTGCGGCCGGCCTGACGCGCGTGCTCATCGCGCGAAAGACAAAGAAGCCTATGGCAAGCATCCCGGCGGAAGAGGCCGGCGAGCTTATGCGGGCCATTCATGGCTACGAAGACTCGGTGACTCGGCTCGGCCTGCAACTACTGGCTCACACGTTCGTTCGGGTGGGCGAGTTGCGCGGCATGCTGTGGGGTGAGCTGAAAGAAAAAGGCGCGGTGTGGGTGGTGCCGGAGACGCGAATGAAAATGCGCATTCCGCATGTGGTGCCTCTGTCGCGCCAGGCGCAAGCGATTCTTGCGACGCTGCGAGAGATGAGCGGGGATGGTTCGCTCGTGCTTGACTCTCCAATCCGTCCCGGACACCCGCTGTCGGAGAACACGTTTCTGTTTGCTCTCTATCGCTTAGGCTACCGCGGCCGAATGACGGCGCATGGATTTCGTGCCTTGGCATCGACGGTGCTAAATGAACGTTCCGGCTTCCCTCACGACGTAATAGAGAGGCAGCTTGCGCACAAGGAAACGGATGCAGTGCGCGCGGCGTACAACCGCGCAGAGTATCTCGCACAGCGCCGTGAGTTGATGCAATGGTGGTCAGACTGGCTCGACTCTGCCGAAAAAACCAAGATTGCGTAA
- a CDS encoding helix-turn-helix domain-containing protein — protein sequence MHNLKVIRERLCVTQQVLADGIGCTQGNIGHYERGQTLLPDVAAKLIVFAASRGLCIGYDHVYGDAPLPRLRAEFERADA from the coding sequence ATGCACAACCTGAAAGTAATCCGTGAACGGCTCTGCGTCACACAGCAGGTGCTCGCCGATGGCATTGGCTGTACGCAGGGGAATATCGGCCACTACGAAAGAGGCCAAACACTGCTGCCTGATGTCGCGGCGAAGCTCATCGTGTTCGCGGCTTCGCGAGGTCTCTGCATTGGCTACGACCATGTGTACGGCGACGCGCCCCTGCCGAGGCTTCGAGCGGAATTCGAGCGTGCGGATGCATAA
- a CDS encoding PP2C family protein-serine/threonine phosphatase: protein MKFSVFQVSRKGGRLKNEDRMGYCYTRESGLFVLADGMGGHPEGEVAAQLALQTIAALYQREARPIVKDVKAFLAESAMAAHQQIMRYASHKAMLDTPRTTVVAAVLQGTTATWMHCGDSRLYVVRDGRLLTRTRDHSHAERPKPHGSDAPVNRNLLLTCLGSPTTPLFDVSSPLQLQRGDRLMLCSDGVWGVLDDALIVHTLSSGKPVSDAAPDLAEMALRKGGAHSDNVTLIALEWEMPDSTGDDRSGVSTETIEDGVFASTIQAGMPSDNEIDDLDEDAIERSIAEINEAIRRSAARKT from the coding sequence ATGAAATTTTCCGTCTTCCAGGTCAGCCGCAAGGGCGGCCGTCTCAAGAACGAAGACCGCATGGGCTATTGCTACACGCGGGAATCGGGCCTGTTCGTGCTGGCCGACGGCATGGGCGGCCATCCGGAAGGCGAAGTGGCGGCGCAACTCGCCCTGCAGACCATCGCCGCGCTCTACCAGCGCGAAGCACGCCCGATCGTGAAGGACGTGAAAGCCTTCCTGGCCGAATCGGCCATGGCCGCGCACCAGCAGATCATGCGGTACGCCAGCCACAAGGCCATGCTCGACACGCCGCGCACCACCGTCGTCGCGGCCGTGCTGCAGGGCACCACCGCCACCTGGATGCACTGCGGCGACTCCCGCCTGTACGTGGTGCGCGACGGCCGCCTGCTGACCCGCACGCGCGACCACTCCCACGCCGAGCGCCCCAAGCCGCACGGCTCCGACGCGCCCGTCAACCGCAACCTGCTGCTGACCTGCCTCGGCTCGCCGACCACGCCGCTGTTCGACGTGTCCAGCCCGCTGCAGCTGCAGCGCGGCGACCGCCTCATGCTGTGCTCCGACGGCGTGTGGGGCGTGCTCGACGACGCGCTCATCGTGCACACGCTTTCCTCCGGCAAGCCCGTGTCCGACGCCGCCCCCGACCTCGCCGAAATGGCGCTGCGCAAGGGCGGCGCCCACAGCGACAACGTCACGCTCATCGCCCTCGAATGGGAAATGCCCGACAGCACGGGCGACGACCGCAGCGGCGTGTCCACCGAAACCATAGAAGACGGCGTGTTCGCCTCCACCATCCAGGCAGGCATGCCGTCGGACAACGAGATCGACGACCTCGACGAAGACGCCATCGAGCGCTCCATCGCCGAGATCAACGAAGCCATTCGCCGCTCGGCCGCCCGCAAGACCTGA
- a CDS encoding phage regulatory CII family protein codes for MRTNISIDEAHGYGADEPVPDKLRGHDAAAAAYDTAHGYEGGIGALAKRMGHNPNTLTHKVNLQNTTHHLTLRDAIEMQWQSRNFAILHAMAGELGHTCSRATPVYSEGDPLDTLVRMQVAYADFVQAMGEALLRREGGVTRNQMRKAEHMAAEVNAHVGHCLGVLRGLMREEPKS; via the coding sequence ATGAGGACGAATATCTCAATCGACGAGGCGCACGGCTATGGCGCCGATGAGCCCGTGCCCGACAAGCTGCGCGGCCACGATGCCGCTGCGGCGGCCTACGACACGGCACACGGCTACGAGGGCGGCATCGGCGCGCTTGCCAAGCGCATGGGGCACAACCCCAACACGTTGACCCACAAAGTCAACCTGCAGAACACCACGCATCACCTCACGCTGCGCGATGCCATCGAGATGCAGTGGCAAAGCCGCAATTTCGCCATCCTGCACGCGATGGCGGGCGAGCTGGGCCATACCTGCAGCCGCGCCACGCCGGTCTACTCCGAGGGCGACCCGCTCGATACGCTCGTGCGCATGCAGGTGGCCTATGCCGACTTCGTGCAAGCGATGGGCGAGGCGTTGCTGCGACGCGAGGGCGGCGTGACGCGCAACCAGATGCGCAAGGCCGAGCACATGGCCGCAGAGGTCAACGCGCATGTGGGCCACTGCCTTGGCGTGCTGCGCGGCCTGATGCGGGAGGAACCGAAGTCATGA
- a CDS encoding S24 family peptidase: MADSKRSKLTEEHAAEAARLRELWDSRPHRTQAVFGESYDLGNQANVGHYLNGRSALNPKAAAAFAAELQCSVADFSPRVAAEIDRLNPASVAGQPQRPNDLNGDLIIAQYDTGGAMGFGFELEEQPPGLIKSWRVDHEWLRMNVRHFTSVKNLCIVTGFGPSMKPKYNPGDPLLCDRGVNVVDTDGVFFFRVGKQGFIKQLQRIPKEDGMILRAKSFNSDYDPFDITERMDFQVFGKILTAWRSEQL, encoded by the coding sequence ATGGCCGACAGCAAACGATCCAAACTCACTGAAGAACACGCTGCAGAGGCCGCGCGTCTCCGCGAACTGTGGGATTCGCGTCCACACCGAACTCAAGCCGTCTTCGGCGAGAGCTACGACCTTGGAAATCAGGCCAACGTCGGGCACTACCTCAACGGTCGAAGCGCTTTGAATCCAAAGGCGGCAGCGGCTTTTGCCGCTGAGTTGCAGTGCAGCGTGGCGGATTTCAGCCCCCGCGTGGCGGCGGAGATTGACCGGTTAAATCCCGCCTCAGTGGCAGGCCAGCCACAACGCCCGAACGACTTGAACGGCGACCTCATCATTGCGCAGTACGACACCGGCGGTGCGATGGGATTCGGGTTCGAGCTGGAAGAGCAGCCTCCCGGACTCATTAAGAGCTGGCGCGTAGATCACGAGTGGTTGCGCATGAACGTTCGCCACTTCACAAGCGTGAAGAATCTTTGCATCGTGACAGGGTTCGGCCCATCAATGAAGCCAAAGTACAACCCGGGCGATCCACTTCTCTGCGACAGGGGCGTGAACGTCGTGGATACAGACGGCGTCTTTTTCTTCCGAGTCGGGAAGCAAGGGTTCATTAAGCAGCTGCAGCGGATTCCCAAGGAGGACGGGATGATTCTTCGAGCGAAGTCCTTCAACAGCGACTACGACCCCTTTGATATCACCGAGCGAATGGACTTCCAGGTTTTCGGAAAGATTCTCACAGCCTGGCGCAGCGAGCAGCTCTAA
- a CDS encoding deoxynucleotide monophosphate kinase family protein: MTFTTPPVKRPALHHLIALTGHAGAGKDTTADLLVAHGRFRKLAFADALRGEVSNAFGVSLDDLNAPHLKNVATVALRMRLAPRDFLAAVVLSLSAASPDHRTPLSDEWLDEPRSPRQIMQWWGTEYRRAQSPSYWTQQLIRNLAYYRREGETRFVVTDVRFDNEAHALRMAGAVIWQLIRPGHTGAAEGAHVSATDGSRFKPEAVITNARDVNHLQVEVLSLFIAREIGISPDRIRFNIKSTS; encoded by the coding sequence ATGACCTTCACCACGCCCCCTGTGAAGCGCCCTGCGCTTCACCACCTCATCGCGCTGACCGGCCACGCCGGCGCCGGCAAAGACACCACGGCCGACCTACTGGTGGCGCACGGCCGCTTTCGAAAACTGGCCTTCGCCGACGCCCTGCGCGGCGAGGTCTCCAACGCCTTCGGCGTATCGCTTGACGACCTAAACGCCCCCCACTTGAAAAACGTTGCAACGGTCGCACTACGCATGCGCCTCGCGCCGCGCGACTTCCTCGCCGCTGTGGTCCTGTCGTTGTCGGCCGCGTCGCCCGACCATCGCACGCCACTCAGCGACGAATGGCTCGACGAGCCGCGCAGCCCACGGCAAATCATGCAGTGGTGGGGCACCGAGTACCGCCGCGCCCAGTCGCCAAGCTATTGGACTCAGCAGCTCATCAGAAACCTCGCCTACTACCGTCGCGAAGGCGAAACCCGCTTCGTCGTCACTGACGTACGGTTTGACAACGAGGCCCATGCGTTGCGCATGGCCGGCGCCGTGATTTGGCAACTTATCCGCCCTGGCCATACCGGCGCTGCGGAGGGGGCCCACGTCAGCGCAACGGACGGAAGCCGCTTCAAACCCGAAGCGGTCATTACCAATGCACGGGACGTAAACCACCTTCAGGTCGAAGTACTGTCCCTTTTCATTGCCCGCGAAATTGGAATCTCTCCTGACCGCATCAGATTCAACATCAAAAGTACCAGCTAA
- the hemW gene encoding radical SAM family heme chaperone HemW, with protein MATVFPIQPAQPTGAPQANDVLHWMRPGPLQLSALPPLSLYIHLPWCLRKCPYCDFNSHEWRAASEADIDGIPEQAYIDALVADLDAALPLIWGRTVHTIFIGGGTPSLFSPQAIDRLLGDVRARLKLAPDCEITLEANPGTFERNRFRAFRAAGVTRLSVGVQSFNDEHLKALGRVHDRAQAIAAVEEAASAFDTFNLDLMYALPGQTLEGLEADLSQALSLAPPHLSVYHLTIEPNTWFAKFPPTLPEDDIAYEMLDRITERTSAVGMTRYEVSAYACEGHACGHNRNYWEFGDYLGIGAGAHSKLSFAHRIVRQVRYREPRLYMDNARAGAAVSQSDEVALADLPFEFMLNALRLKAGFTLPHFSERTGLAMTAIQRGLEEAERKGLLARDLFRVWPTERGLDFLSDLQAMFLPDGE; from the coding sequence ATGGCCACCGTCTTTCCGATCCAGCCGGCGCAGCCCACGGGCGCACCGCAGGCCAACGACGTGCTGCACTGGATGCGGCCCGGCCCGCTGCAGCTCAGCGCGCTGCCGCCGCTGTCGCTCTACATCCACCTGCCGTGGTGCCTGCGCAAGTGCCCGTACTGCGACTTCAATTCGCACGAATGGCGCGCCGCCAGCGAGGCCGACATCGACGGCATTCCAGAGCAGGCGTACATCGACGCGCTCGTGGCCGACCTGGACGCGGCGCTGCCCCTCATCTGGGGGCGCACCGTGCACACCATCTTCATCGGCGGTGGCACGCCGAGCCTTTTTTCGCCGCAAGCCATCGACCGCCTGCTGGGCGACGTGCGCGCGCGCCTGAAGCTCGCGCCCGACTGCGAGATCACGCTCGAGGCCAACCCCGGCACCTTCGAACGCAACCGCTTCCGTGCGTTCCGCGCCGCAGGCGTCACGCGCCTGTCGGTGGGCGTGCAGAGCTTCAACGACGAGCACCTGAAGGCGCTGGGCCGCGTGCATGACCGTGCCCAGGCCATTGCGGCGGTCGAAGAGGCCGCGAGCGCCTTCGACACCTTCAACCTCGACCTGATGTACGCGCTGCCGGGCCAGACGCTGGAGGGCCTGGAAGCCGACCTTTCGCAAGCCCTGTCGCTCGCGCCGCCGCACCTGTCGGTGTACCACCTGACCATAGAGCCCAACACCTGGTTCGCCAAGTTTCCGCCCACGCTGCCCGAGGACGACATCGCCTACGAGATGCTCGACCGCATCACCGAACGCACCAGCGCCGTCGGCATGACGCGCTATGAAGTGTCGGCCTATGCGTGCGAAGGCCATGCCTGCGGGCACAACCGCAACTACTGGGAGTTTGGCGACTACCTTGGCATAGGCGCTGGTGCGCACAGCAAGCTGAGCTTTGCGCACCGCATCGTGCGCCAGGTGCGCTACCGCGAGCCGCGGCTGTACATGGACAACGCGCGCGCCGGCGCCGCCGTGTCGCAGAGCGATGAAGTGGCGCTGGCCGACCTGCCATTCGAGTTCATGCTCAATGCGCTGCGGCTGAAGGCCGGCTTCACGCTGCCCCATTTCAGCGAACGCACGGGGCTCGCGATGACCGCCATCCAGCGCGGCCTGGAAGAGGCCGAACGCAAGGGGCTCCTGGCGCGCGACCTGTTCCGGGTGTGGCCCACCGAACGCGGGCTGGACTTTCTGAGCGATCTGCAGGCGATGTTCCTGCCGGACGGAGAGTAA